A genomic window from Actinomycetaceae bacterium MB13-C1-2 includes:
- a CDS encoding glycerol-3-phosphate dehydrogenase/oxidase — protein sequence MADGEELDVLVVGGGVTGAGIALDAATRGLKVGIIEAQDWASGTSSRSSKLVHGGLRYLYQLDFPLVNEALRERGLLLEQNAPHLVKAQPLLWPLKIPVIERTYSAVGVGMYDALAQWAHRGSVPIQKHHSKKGSLKLCPALDPDALTGSIVYYDCRVDDARLVVTLVRTAVRYGALAASRVQMVGVDKNSRGAVTGARLLDLEADREFTVKTKRIINATGVWTEKSQSLAETGNGLKVLASKGIHIVVPKDRIKSELGLFLRTEKSVLFMIPWKYYWIIGTTDTSYHDDLRDPVADEADVEYLLEQANSVLQDKLTREDVVGTYAGLRPLLQPGNLGENQSTKVSREHTVTEIAPGMTAIAGGKLTTYRQMAEDAVDFALGKEESRRRPCVTAKTPLEGAAGYRALWSSRGRLAKENNLTVNQVEDLLDRYGSDIDLVFDSIKDRPDLARPLNGAPEFLRADVAFSVTHEGALHIEDILERRVRLSYTKKDSGLAALDEVADLAGDLLGWDDRTKEREKDLYRLTCEAVWEAEKIESESEAQKLRAKVEPIRPFIQV from the coding sequence ATGGCCGATGGCGAGGAGTTGGATGTCCTTGTCGTGGGCGGCGGAGTAACTGGGGCGGGCATCGCGCTTGATGCAGCGACTCGTGGACTCAAGGTCGGAATCATTGAGGCGCAGGACTGGGCGTCGGGAACCTCGTCCAGATCGTCCAAACTGGTTCATGGCGGACTGCGATATCTATACCAACTTGATTTTCCGTTGGTTAACGAGGCGTTACGTGAGCGTGGATTACTGCTAGAACAGAATGCGCCTCACTTGGTGAAAGCTCAGCCCCTCTTGTGGCCGTTGAAAATTCCGGTGATAGAACGCACCTACTCAGCGGTCGGGGTGGGAATGTATGACGCGTTGGCGCAATGGGCTCATCGAGGGTCGGTTCCAATACAGAAGCACCACAGTAAGAAGGGGTCGCTGAAGCTCTGTCCGGCCCTCGATCCCGATGCTCTCACCGGTTCCATCGTCTACTACGACTGCAGAGTGGACGACGCTAGGCTCGTTGTCACGCTGGTTCGAACGGCGGTCCGATACGGAGCGCTTGCGGCAAGTCGAGTGCAGATGGTCGGTGTCGATAAGAACTCTAGAGGTGCAGTAACCGGGGCGAGATTGCTGGACCTTGAAGCTGATCGTGAGTTCACGGTAAAGACCAAGCGGATCATCAACGCGACGGGCGTGTGGACCGAGAAGAGTCAGTCGCTGGCTGAAACCGGAAACGGACTTAAGGTGCTGGCTTCGAAGGGAATCCACATCGTAGTTCCGAAGGACCGAATTAAGTCGGAGCTGGGACTTTTCCTACGCACCGAGAAGTCCGTATTGTTCATGATCCCTTGGAAGTACTACTGGATTATCGGTACAACGGATACCTCGTATCACGATGACTTGCGAGACCCGGTCGCCGATGAGGCGGACGTTGAGTATTTGCTTGAGCAAGCAAACTCAGTTTTGCAGGACAAACTAACACGCGAGGATGTTGTCGGGACCTACGCGGGTCTGCGCCCCCTGCTGCAACCGGGGAATCTGGGTGAGAATCAGTCAACGAAAGTATCCCGGGAACATACGGTCACCGAGATTGCGCCGGGGATGACGGCGATTGCTGGCGGCAAGCTAACCACCTATCGCCAAATGGCGGAAGATGCGGTGGATTTTGCGCTGGGGAAGGAAGAGTCAAGACGTCGTCCCTGCGTGACGGCAAAGACTCCACTGGAGGGAGCAGCAGGGTACCGCGCTCTGTGGAGTAGCCGGGGTCGACTCGCTAAAGAGAATAATCTGACGGTCAACCAGGTCGAAGACTTGCTGGACCGATACGGTTCGGACATTGACCTTGTATTCGATTCAATCAAGGACCGTCCAGATTTGGCTCGGCCGCTGAACGGCGCCCCCGAGTTTTTGAGAGCTGACGTGGCATTTTCCGTAACTCATGAAGGCGCGCTGCATATTGAGGATATTCTTGAAAGGCGGGTGCGTTTGTCCTACACAAAGAAGGATTCGGGGCTGGCGGCGCTCGACGAAGTAGCCGACCTGGCGGGGGATCTGCTCGGCTGGGACGATCGGACCAAAGAGCGAGAGAAGGACCTTTATAGACTGACCTGTGAAGCCGTTTGGGAGGCAGAAAAGATAGAATCGGAGTCCGAGGCACAGAAGCTTCGGGCAAAGGTAGAACCAATCAGGCCGTTTATCCAGGTCTGA
- a CDS encoding MIP/aquaporin family protein, with product MSLWSMFASEFVGTALLLVLGAGVVANNLLNKSKGRGTGWLMVNFGWGLGVFVGVYAAWKTGGHLNPAVTVAKIVQHMYDPEVTLNGIAPDAAGAIPVAAGPVFMYLLAQLLGAFVGAVLAWLAYKKQFDQPADPGIKLGVFATGPEIRSNVWNLMTEAIGTFVLIAFVVVSGGTPTAVGPLAVALVIVGIGASLGGPTGYAINPARDLGPRIAHAVLPIPDKGSSDWGYAWIPIVGPLIGAIVAVVVVYAFGLGTLDFGVFA from the coding sequence GTGAGTCTATGGAGCATGTTTGCTTCCGAGTTCGTCGGCACGGCGTTGCTGTTGGTACTCGGTGCAGGTGTTGTAGCAAACAACCTGCTTAATAAATCAAAAGGGCGCGGAACCGGTTGGCTGATGGTCAACTTTGGCTGGGGTCTTGGCGTCTTCGTTGGTGTCTATGCCGCGTGGAAGACCGGTGGACATCTGAACCCGGCGGTGACCGTCGCAAAGATCGTCCAGCATATGTACGATCCAGAGGTAACTCTGAATGGCATTGCTCCGGACGCTGCGGGAGCAATCCCGGTCGCGGCTGGCCCAGTCTTCATGTATCTGCTGGCCCAACTGCTGGGCGCATTCGTTGGCGCAGTACTCGCATGGCTGGCGTACAAGAAGCAGTTTGATCAGCCTGCCGATCCTGGCATCAAGCTTGGTGTCTTCGCCACCGGACCTGAGATCCGTTCGAACGTTTGGAACCTCATGACTGAGGCCATTGGCACCTTCGTTCTGATCGCTTTCGTCGTTGTCTCCGGTGGTACTCCGACGGCCGTTGGACCGCTTGCGGTGGCCTTGGTCATCGTTGGTATCGGCGCTTCTCTCGGTGGCCCGACCGGCTACGCCATCAACCCGGCCCGTGATCTCGGTCCTCGTATTGCTCACGCGGTTCTTCCGATTCCCGACAAGGGAAGCTCGGATTGGGGCTATGCCTGGATCCCGATTGTTGGTCCGCTCATCGGCGCAATTGTCGCAGTCGTGGTTGTCTATGCCTTTGGCCTGGGCACCCTTGACTTCGGCGTGTTCGCATAA
- the glpK gene encoding glycerol kinase GlpK → MSDEKFVLAIDQGTTSSRAIVFNHSGEIVGVGQEEFEQIFPHAGWVEHDPLEIWQTVREVVADALVAANINKDNLAAVGITNQRETAVVWDKTTGKPVYNAIVWQDVRTSKIIRELAGGDSAEAMDKYKKRVGLPLATYFSGPKIKWILDNVDGAREKAEKGDLLFGNTDSWVLWNLTGGVNGGVHKTDVTNASRTMLMDIKTLQWDPEICKDMGIPMSMLPEICSSSEIYGEGRPQGLLAGIPISGILGDQQAATFGQACFEKGMAKNTYGTGCFLIMNTGELVFSENGLLSTVCYKIGDQPAVYALEGSIAVAGSLVQWLRDNLGMIEESKDIQELAGSVEDNGGVYFVPAFSGLFAPYWRDDARGAIVGLTRYNTKGHLARAVVESTAFQTKDVVDAMDADSGEKLTQLRADGGMVRDNALMQFQADILGVDVVVPKVAETTALGAAYAAGIAVGFWDGEADVIANWQEAKRWKPNMDQAEVDRQYRLWKKAITKSLDWVDDDVK, encoded by the coding sequence ATGTCCGATGAGAAATTCGTTCTTGCGATTGACCAGGGCACCACGTCCTCGCGTGCGATCGTCTTCAACCACTCCGGCGAGATCGTCGGTGTAGGCCAGGAGGAGTTCGAACAGATTTTCCCCCATGCTGGCTGGGTTGAGCATGATCCACTAGAGATCTGGCAGACGGTCCGTGAAGTAGTGGCAGACGCATTGGTGGCCGCAAACATCAACAAGGACAATCTCGCTGCTGTCGGTATCACCAACCAGCGTGAGACCGCAGTTGTTTGGGACAAGACAACCGGTAAGCCGGTATACAACGCCATCGTTTGGCAGGACGTGCGCACCTCGAAGATCATTCGTGAACTCGCGGGCGGCGACAGTGCTGAGGCGATGGACAAGTACAAGAAGCGCGTCGGACTTCCGCTCGCGACCTACTTCTCTGGTCCCAAGATCAAGTGGATTCTTGACAACGTTGACGGAGCCCGTGAGAAGGCAGAGAAGGGCGACCTACTGTTCGGAAACACTGACTCTTGGGTGCTGTGGAACCTAACGGGTGGTGTGAACGGCGGGGTTCACAAGACTGACGTCACGAACGCCTCTCGCACCATGCTGATGGATATCAAGACCCTCCAGTGGGATCCAGAAATCTGCAAGGACATGGGTATTCCCATGTCGATGCTTCCCGAGATTTGCTCCTCGTCCGAAATCTATGGCGAGGGACGTCCTCAGGGGTTGCTTGCGGGTATTCCAATCTCTGGCATCCTGGGCGACCAGCAGGCGGCAACCTTCGGTCAGGCATGCTTCGAGAAGGGAATGGCGAAGAACACCTATGGCACGGGCTGCTTCCTGATTATGAACACCGGTGAGCTGGTGTTCTCAGAGAACGGTCTGCTTTCGACGGTCTGCTACAAGATTGGTGACCAGCCAGCGGTCTACGCCCTTGAGGGTTCGATCGCGGTTGCCGGCTCACTGGTTCAGTGGCTCCGCGACAACCTGGGCATGATTGAGGAGTCGAAGGACATCCAGGAACTTGCCGGGTCGGTCGAGGACAACGGCGGAGTTTACTTCGTTCCCGCGTTCTCGGGTCTGTTCGCTCCGTATTGGCGTGACGATGCACGTGGTGCCATTGTTGGTTTGACCAGGTACAACACTAAGGGTCACTTGGCTCGCGCGGTTGTTGAGTCGACGGCATTCCAGACGAAGGATGTCGTGGATGCTATGGACGCCGATTCAGGTGAGAAGCTGACACAGCTTCGAGCCGACGGAGGCATGGTCAGGGACAACGCGCTAATGCAGTTCCAGGCCGACATCCTTGGCGTTGATGTCGTTGTTCCGAAGGTGGCCGAGACAACCGCTCTTGGTGCGGCATACGCGGCAGGTATCGCGGTTGGGTTCTGGGACGGCGAGGCCGACGTGATTGCCAACTGGCAGGAGGCGAAGCGCTGGAAGCCGAACATGGATCAAGCTGAGGTCGACCGTCAGTACCGTCTGTGGAAGAAGGCAATCACGAAGTCGCTCGACTGGGTTGACGACGACGTGAAGTAG
- a CDS encoding PspA/IM30 family protein, with protein MAQKQSIFGRIQQLLKANINSLIDSAEDPQKMIDQLIRDYTNEIADAEQAVAQTIGNLRLAEQDYNSDVSAAKDWGSKAAAASAKADQSRAAGDDAEGDRWDGLAKHALAKQIQFEQQIAESEPMIKAQTETVEKLKAGLAEMKSRLSDLKIRRDQLVARDKSAKAQTKVNEAMGSINVLDPTSELARFEDKVRRNEALAQGQAEVAASSIDSQFEELEADASQIEIEQRLAALKNKQ; from the coding sequence ATGGCACAGAAACAGTCAATCTTTGGTCGCATCCAGCAGTTGCTCAAGGCAAACATCAATTCCCTGATCGACTCAGCGGAAGATCCACAGAAAATGATCGACCAGCTGATTCGCGATTACACTAACGAAATTGCGGATGCAGAACAGGCTGTGGCTCAGACCATCGGCAACCTGCGTCTTGCAGAGCAGGACTACAACTCGGATGTCTCTGCGGCTAAGGACTGGGGCTCGAAGGCGGCCGCTGCCTCTGCTAAGGCTGATCAGAGCCGCGCTGCGGGCGACGACGCCGAAGGTGATCGTTGGGATGGCCTGGCGAAGCACGCGCTTGCAAAGCAGATCCAGTTTGAGCAGCAGATCGCCGAATCAGAGCCGATGATCAAGGCACAAACCGAGACGGTCGAGAAGCTAAAAGCCGGGCTGGCAGAAATGAAGTCTCGTCTTTCTGACCTAAAGATCCGCCGTGACCAACTGGTCGCCCGTGACAAGTCAGCTAAAGCACAGACCAAGGTCAATGAGGCAATGGGATCCATCAATGTCCTCGACCCCACTTCAGAGCTAGCGCGCTTCGAAGACAAGGTGCGTCGCAATGAGGCGCTTGCTCAGGGCCAGGCGGAGGTTGCTGCATCATCCATCGATTCCCAGTTCGAAGAGCTTGAAGCCGATGCCTCCCAGATCGAGATTGAGCAGCGTTTGGCAGCTCTGAAGAATAAGCAATAG